The following coding sequences are from one Merismopedia glauca CCAP 1448/3 window:
- a CDS encoding PEP-CTERM sorting domain-containing protein → MKTLLTKVAVATTAGAALSLGVMGINPAQAASFNFSYTLQSGSILSGILEGDVQSDGDTVFVSSISNPSFNGVAGPDLPFVYSLVEFLGGPSGSPTVSFSGLNMNFLACSNSGSGCFNGEGFLFDGIGAINGSSVYNGSPAYGAVFEAYNPDKWQLTAQAVPEPTTMLGTLAFSVLGGSALLKRKRKKVS, encoded by the coding sequence ATGAAAACTCTACTCACCAAAGTTGCCGTTGCAACTACTGCTGGTGCTGCTCTCAGTTTGGGAGTGATGGGTATTAACCCTGCTCAAGCTGCTAGCTTTAACTTCTCATACACTCTCCAGAGTGGGAGTATCCTCAGTGGAATCTTAGAAGGAGATGTTCAGTCTGACGGCGATACAGTCTTCGTTTCATCTATTTCTAACCCTAGTTTTAACGGTGTAGCTGGTCCCGACTTACCCTTTGTTTACTCTCTAGTGGAATTCTTAGGTGGACCTTCTGGAAGTCCAACTGTGAGCTTTAGCGGTTTGAATATGAATTTCCTAGCTTGTAGTAATTCAGGTTCAGGTTGTTTTAACGGAGAGGGCTTTCTGTTTGATGGTATTGGTGCCATTAATGGTTCTTCTGTATACAACGGTAGTCCTGCCTACGGTGCAGTTTTTGAAGCTTACAACCCAGATAAATGGCAGCTTACAGCCCAAGCTGTTCCCGAACCTACTACTATGTTAGGGACACTTGCATTTAGCGTTTTAGGTGGTAGTGCATTACTGAAACGGAAGCGCAAAAAAGTATCTTAA